CGGACCGCCGCGCACGGGCACGCGGAGGCGGGTCGCCGCAGCCGAGCACCGGCACGCGGGCGCGCGGGCACGCGACGCGGGTCGCCCGACTCGGACACCCGGGGACGGTCGCCTGGAAGCGGGCGCCCGCAGGCGGGCCGCTGTGCACGGCCGCCGGCACGCGGGCCCCCCGTCCACGGCTCCCGGAGCCGCCCCCGGTCACGGGCCCCGGAGCCGTCCCGGACGGGGGTCGCCCGCAGGCGGCCCGTTGTCCACAGGGTCCCGTCGGTCACGGCGTGAACGGCTAGGCTCGCGCCCGTACGGATTGAGCCGCAACCGGGAGACACCCACGATGGCCAAGAAGCGACCCCAGACGAAGGCCAAGCGGCCGCAGCTCACCGACGGAGAGATCCCGGTCGTCGGCGCCCGCGAGCCCTGCCCCTGCGGCAGCGGCCGCCGCTACAAGGCCTGCCACGGCCGGGCCGCCGCGCACGCCACGACCGAGTTGGTGCAGCGCCCGTTCGAAGGGCTGCCCGGCGAGTGCGACTGGGTGGCCCTGCGTGAGCTGGTTCCGGCGGCCACGGTCGAGCTGACCCTGAAGGACGGCCTGCCCGAGGGCGTCCCCTCCGTCACCCTGGCCACGGTGCTGCCGATGGCCTGGCCGGCCCTGCGCCGCGACGACGGCACCGTCCTGCTCGGCCTGCAGAACGACACGGCGTCGGGTGACATCAGCCGCGACCTCGCCGACACCCTCCAGCGGGCGCTGACCGCCGAGCCGGGCAACCCGGTACAGGGCCGCCGGGCGCCCGCCGACGGCCCGCGGCTGCAGGACCTGCTCGCCCCCGAGGGGTCGTTCGAGCCGACGGTGCACTCGGGCTTCGAGTTCTGGGTCCCGGACGCGGAGAACGCCACACCGGAGGTGACCGCCTCCCTGGAGCGGGCCAACGCCGCGGCCATCCCGACCGTCCGGCTGCAGAGCGTGGACGCCGCCTACTGGTGCGAGACGCCGGAGAAGAACCACCTGCGCTGGGTCATGCCCCACGAGGAGGAGCGGCTTCTGGACGCTCTTGCCCGGCTGCACGCGGCCGGCCGGTCCTCCCTCGGCGAAGGCACCCGCCTCGTCGGCTCCTTCCGTGCGCACGGGCTCACGGTCCCGGTGTGGGACCTGCCCAGCGGTGTCACCGCGCAGGACGTCGAGAAGCCGGCGGCGGAGTTCGCCGAGCGCCTTGCCGAGGCCCTGGGCACGGACGCCCCGCTCACGCCCGACGAGCGCCGGGCACGGGGCGGCCTGACCAACCGGCAGGTCACCCTCAGCTGACACAGCGTCACGGGCGCCGCTCCGGCTGACCGACCGGTCAGCCGGGACTCCGGTCGAGGAACGCGTGACTCCGGTCACAACTCCCGGTGGAGTCAAGCCAGTACGTGACCGGAAAACAGGAGATCGAATTTGCTAACCGCCGATCTCTTGTTACCGTTCGAGTAGCCCGGTTGCTGGTGCATCCCCCGTCGCCAGCAACCGGGTCTTTTCATGCGCCCGGTCGCGCACGCACCGCAGTCGCCTCTCAACTCCCCGTTCGCACAAGGGAGTCGGCCGCCCGGCCTCCTCGGTCCCCGGCGCCGCAACCCTCCGGCCACCCGCGCCGCCACCGCCCCTCCGGTCGCCCGTGTCGCCGCCGCCGCTCAGTCGCCCCCGTCGCCGCCGTCACGCCCGCCGCCCCAGGCGCCCTCGGCCCGGTGTCCGCCGTCGGCCCGGTGACTCCCGTTGCTCCCGGTACGCAGCAGCAGCGGCCCGTACCCGGCCCGGCCCGCGAACTCGGCGACGGCCGTGTACTGGGCCGGCCCGCCCCGAAGCGGCTCCCGGGGTGTCTCACAGGTGCCCGGCTCGTCCTCGGCACCCACCGCGCAGCGCATCCGCACACTGCGCCCCTCGGGCCCCATGAGGCTCAGCACGGACTCCAGCGGGCCGCCGGTCGCGTTGCGGTAGTAGGTCCGCGCCCAGGTCTCCGCCCCCTGCGTGAGGACACAGGTCTGCGCCTCGACACCCTCGGGGGAGGTGAGCGCGGGACCGCAGCGCAGCGCGGTGGCCGGACCGGGCGGCAGCGCGGAGCGGACGGGGCCGGCCTGCGAGGGGACGCGGTCCGCTCCCCCGGGCACCTTGCCGTCACCGCCCCGCGGGAGGAGACGGACGGTCGGCGGGTCGCCCGGGCCCTCCGCCGTGCCTCCCGGGGGCCCCGCGGACGCCACGGCGAACGGCAGCACGACCGCGCCCGCCACGAAGGCGACGAGCCCGTACACACGGACCCGCCCGCGGTCCGGCCTGCCGCGGTCCGGCCCGCGACGGCGCGGCCCGGCGGCGCGGTGCTTCCCAGCATGAAGCGGCATGGGCGGACGATAACGACCGCGGACGGGCGCGGACTTCCCCGCGCGCCGGACACCCCTACAACTCGGGCGCGCTCACACCCGTACGAGTGAGGGCGTCGACCACCGCGTCCACCACGGCCTCGACGTCGGGCACCCAGGGCGAGGCGGAGCCGGGCAGCGGAGCCCGCTCCCAGCGGACGGCACCCCGGCCCGACTCGGACGGCGGCAGCGCGAGATAGCCGCCCTCGCCGTGGAACCGCAGGGAACCGGGGACGAAGTCCTTGGCGTAGAGCAGTTCGCCCAGCTGCTCCATGGAGTACGGCTTGACCAGCAGCGACCAGCGGGTGGGCGAGGCGACGACCGGGCCGAGCCTGAGGCCGGCGCGGTCGAGCGCGGCCAGCGCGTGGGCGGCCGGCAGCGCGGGCAGGGAGACCGCGCACGGAGCGGCGCCCCCGGTGGCCAGGACGATCGGCGCGGTGGGCCGGTTGCTCCACCACCAGCGCACCATGCGCGCGTCGGTGGTGGCCGCGAGGAGGCCCGGGTCGAAGGGATGCGCGCCGGGCACCGTGCACTCCGGGTCAGGGCAGCCGCAGCGCGACCGCGCCTGCGGGTCCGCCGCCACGCCCGGGAGTACGGGCCACTGCCATTGCGTCGCGTAGGTCAGGGCCGCGCCGATCAGCTCAGGCCGTCCGTCGTCGTGCCGGGACAGGAGCCTGCGTCGCCTTCCGAGGATCTCGCGCATGAGCGCTCGTTCCTTTCCGTTGCACGCCTGGCAACACCGTGGTCACATCACCATGTGTCGATCTCTTCGCTGTGCGTAGCTGGTGGCGCATCACACCCCCGCCGACGGCAAGGGGAACCCCTCTGGGCCGAGCACTGACTGCGTCTGCGGCGGTTCCGTCCACACTGCGTCCATCAAAAGCATGGGCGTGGCGCGGGGGTGGCGAAGTCTGGCGTTTTGCCGTCCCGAGTATTTCTCTCCGCCTCCACCACGGGAGGATGGGGCACGGTCGTCGGTGGATAGGACGCCCGGGTCCACCGCCAGGTTCCGGGTGGTCCCCGACCACCCCTGGCCTTC
This region of Streptomyces ambofaciens ATCC 23877 genomic DNA includes:
- a CDS encoding DUF5926 family protein translates to MAKKRPQTKAKRPQLTDGEIPVVGAREPCPCGSGRRYKACHGRAAAHATTELVQRPFEGLPGECDWVALRELVPAATVELTLKDGLPEGVPSVTLATVLPMAWPALRRDDGTVLLGLQNDTASGDISRDLADTLQRALTAEPGNPVQGRRAPADGPRLQDLLAPEGSFEPTVHSGFEFWVPDAENATPEVTASLERANAAAIPTVRLQSVDAAYWCETPEKNHLRWVMPHEEERLLDALARLHAAGRSSLGEGTRLVGSFRAHGLTVPVWDLPSGVTAQDVEKPAAEFAERLAEALGTDAPLTPDERRARGGLTNRQVTLS
- a CDS encoding bifunctional DNA primase/polymerase; protein product: MREILGRRRRLLSRHDDGRPELIGAALTYATQWQWPVLPGVAADPQARSRCGCPDPECTVPGAHPFDPGLLAATTDARMVRWWWSNRPTAPIVLATGGAAPCAVSLPALPAAHALAALDRAGLRLGPVVASPTRWSLLVKPYSMEQLGELLYAKDFVPGSLRFHGEGGYLALPPSESGRGAVRWERAPLPGSASPWVPDVEAVVDAVVDALTRTGVSAPEL